The Vibrio syngnathi DNA window TTGTTGTAATTCTCAAGGAGGAGCTATGAATCAAGTCAATGATAACAAGCTGAAGAAACAGCTTAGTATAGGGTTATTACTCGCTACTTATGTGGCTGTGCTAGCTTACTTATCTAATTACATCGTGTAATTTAGAATAAAATCATCGTTATTAAACTGTTATTGAATAATATTACTTGTTCAGTGACGGCAGCTCATCCTTGAGCCACCCTTCTAATAACTACATGTCATCGTATTCTTCAATCGCAGTACCTTCAATAAGATACCCCGTTTGCGCCAAGTCATGGCTTATTGACTCCGTTTTCAGCGTACCGACTAAATAGACCACATCCCATAATTGCTGGATTGGTGCACCTTTAGGGAACTTCACATAGATGATTTGGTTCGGCGGCGGCGGCGGTACGTGGATACATGCGCCAAAGTATGGCACGAGCAGAAACTCAGTGATCATATTCTCATCGCCTTCCAACGGAATCACAAAGCCAGGAATCTTAACTGTGCTGCCATTCAACTCCGGACGAACAGCGCCAAGTGTCGACTGTTGAGGTTTGTCCATACTGTCGTGGTTAACCATCGGCATGCCAAATGAGTCGAGTTGTGCTCGCTCTGACTCTGGAATCAAGTCAATCCAATCGAGGGTTAATACCGATTCGTCAGCCTGAGTGGTGTCAGCGTGAGCTGTGCTGATAAATGGGAACATAAGTAACCCAAGTATCAGTAAGAATTTGCGTTGCATCGTAGGTTCCTATTTTAGATTCGAATAGTCATGCCATCAGACAATGACTGACGGTAAGCCCTGAAAGCGGGAATAAAGCCGATAATGATTCCGGCAACTTGCACCAACATAAGCAGTTTCCACTCATGAGGTGTGATTGCGGATATCGATATGTTGATACCATAACTTTGTTGCACAATAGGAGCAACTACTGCGATCAGGGCAAACAACACGGCAACACCCAATGTGATACCGAGGAAGGTTAGGGCACTTGCTTCACTGATCAGTAAACCAAACACATGACGAGGCCTTGCTCCCATCGCGCGCAGAATAGCCATCTCTCGACGTCTTTCTTGCAAGCTAGTCAGTAGGCTACTTAGCATTCCTAATAGTCCCGCGACTACAACAAACCCTGAAACAATCAGTAGCGCTTGTTCTGCAACGGCCATCATTCCCCACAATTCATGAAGCGCAATACCCGGCATAATGGCGCTCAAAGGTTCTTGGCGATAGTTATTGATTTCTCGTTGCAGTGCAAAGGTTTGGATTTTCGATTTAAGGCCAACCATCATCGCGGTAATCTGCTTAGGTTGGAAATCGTAGGTCTTTAATGTTTCTGCATCTGGCGTGTGCCCTAGGTTGGCTCCTGATTCCCAGCCCACGTGAATCGCTTCAATCGCCTCTAACGAAACATGCACTGTTTTATCTACTGGTGTGCCAGTTGGCGCGAGTATTCCGACAATTGTGAAGGGCAGGTTATCATGGCGACTAAAGGCAACATCACTGATACCGTGTGCAAGAATGATGTGATCACCGATTCTGTAATCTAACTTCTTCGCGACATCAGCCCCAATCACTACATCAAATAGCTGTTTAAACTCCTTACCCTGCTTAAAAGTAAGTGGTTGCTTACTTCCATAGCGATAGTTTTCGAAGTAGCTATGGTTAGTCCCCATTACACGGAAACCTTTATGCGAATCTCCCAATGAGATGGGTATCGCCCACTTTACTGCGTTGTGCTGGCTAAATTCTTCATAGCTTTTCCAGTCGATGTTGTTGGTCGCATTACCGATTCTAAATACGGAATAAAGCAGCAGGTTTACCTGACCAGAGCGGCCACCGACGATAAGGTCAGTACCTGAAATCGTATTCGCAAAGCTGCTCTTAGCTTCGGTTCTTACACGTTCCACACCGAGTAATAGAATGACTGACACCGCCACAGTGAGAATAGTTAGAATGGCTGTGGCTTTACGGTTGAGTACGCTTTTTAAGGCTAAGTGAGTAATTACTTTCATACGACAACCTTAGCTTGGTTAACGGTTTTTAAATCTATGGTTCGAGTGAACAGTTTTTCTAATGTTGGATCGTGACTAACAAAGATCAGGGTAGAACCCGCCTGATTCGCTTGTTCTAGCAACAGTTCGATGAAGGCTTCTCGGTTGTCATGATCCAAAGCCGATGTTGGTTCGTCGGCAATGATGATCTTTGGTTGGCCGATTAGAGCGCGAGCTGCAGCGACACGTTGCTGTTGACCAATACTCAGCTCAGTAACAGGTTTGTTCATTAAGGCTTGAGGTAGCTTTAATCTGAGCAACAACTCTTGAGCGGTTGCTTGCAGGCTGTTCTGACTTTCAGTGACTTGCTGCTTACGAATCTTAGAAAACTGACAAGGAAGCGTCACGTTGTCGATGACTGACAAGTAAGGAAGCAGGTTAAATTGTTGGAATATATAACCAATATGATCGGCTCTGAATTTGTCTCTCTGGCGAGGTGTTAGCTGTGTGAGATCTTGGCCAAGGATAGATACTTCGCCTTGTTCAGCTTGGTTGATTCCGGTCAGTAACCCTAACAATGTTGATTTCCCGCAACCACTAGGCCCTTTGATGAAAAGGTGCTCTTGGGCTTGGATATGCAGTGAGGGGATCTCTAGCGTTGAGGGCAATTCAGGCTTCCAACGAAAGCTGATATTTTCGAGTTTGACCACAAGTGATGAACTGTCAAAAGACATATTAGCTCCAATAATTAAAGCGGTGTCTCTACTGGACAGTTATTAGAATAATAAATTCCCAGAGCACACCGATTTGTACAGCCAAGTAAGTGAATACTTACTTGGCTGCTTATCTACGTTTAATTCAATCTAATGCTAATTAGAATCGAAAACTAATACGATCTGCGTTAAGCACTTCTTGAATTTGAGCACTGTCAGTTAGCAGGTTCACAGTCATTGATTTTGTGTTGCTGAACTTAGAGAACCACTGAGTATTCACGGTATCCAGTTTTTCAATGTCAGAACATTGGTAGTGGTACTCGACAGTGAACTCACCGTGGCCGCCTTCTGAGTGGTCATGGCCTTCGTGGTCATCATGATCGTGCTCAGCATGGTCATGGCCTTCGTGGTCGTCATGATCGTGTTCTGCATGGTCATGGCCTTTGTGGTCGTCATGATCGTGTTCTGCGTGGTCATAGCCTTCGTGGTCGTCATGACCGTGTTCTGCGTGGTCATGACCTTCGTGGTCGTCATGTTCGCCTTCAGCGTGGTCATGGCCTTCATGGTCATCATGATCGTCTTCTAGGGTGTTCGTCACTGACTTAAACTTCAAAGTACAGCTTGCATTGTTGAAACCAAATAGTTCTTCTGGCTTGTTCAGTTGCGTAATCGCTTGTTCAAACACTTTCTTTTGCTCGGCAGTTTCTGGAGCATGTTCAAAGCCAACCACATCAGCGCCGGGAGCTGTTACTTCAACAAGCAGCTCTTGCCCATCTTGAGCGATGTTCACTTCAACTTTACCGTGCACGTGTGCTTCGTGAGAGCGGAATTCTTCGTTAGCTAGAACATTCGTTGAGACAGTCATGCCGATAACAACGGCTAAAATAGTAGGTTTCATGTTTTTTTCCTGAATAAAGGTTAATTAAAAAGTAGTGGTAATTAAGCGATATTTACAGGAGGTGAACGTGCTAAATAAGCGAAATACAGGCGCTGTAACGAAATGACTGACTCTGTGATAGCGACAGTAAATTCCGAATGGAACTCTGGGATCTGTGGCAGTGAATGCGCCGTAATGAACTGATTTATCGAAAACAGTTCACAATGATGTGAAGAATGATGATGTGGGTCGATATCCACAATGTGTGTCGCTGCTAACACGCTCAACATGAGCATCAGCCCAAGCAAGAAGCCTGTTTTACGTTTCACATTATTAGGTGTGTTTTTCCACATCAGGATGATTAACCACAGAATTAAAAAAGGATACTGTTATAATATAACAATATCCTTTGGTCAGGTCTCGAAAAAGACGCGAATATCTTATTAAAGGCTCGCTTTAATCAACTCAATGACTTGAGTGACTTCTGAGTCGTTTAATGCCCCTTCTTTAACAAACAATATTTTACCTTGCTTGTCTTGAACGATAATCGCTGAGCTCTCATCTTTTAAAGCCCATGATGACGCTACGGTTCCGTCTTCATCTAGCACCATAGAAGACCATGGAAATTCTTCTTTACTACTTTCTGCTGACGATTTAACAAAAGATCCAGTTCCCCAAATCGCATCATCTTGGTTGATGATGGTCGTGGTTTGGTAGCTGTCTTCTGCGAATTTCGATGCTGTAATGGCTGCCATTAGTGGTGCGTTGAGTTCTTTTGAGCTGCTACGGCCAGCAATAGCTTGAACGACGCGAACTTTACCTAGAAGATCATTGGTTGCCCAAGCTTGATATCCAGTATTTCCGTCGTTTAGTACGATTTCACCATAGTTGCTAACATCGACAGCAGGCAGAGTTTCACCTACAGATAAGTTGTGAGCATTGGCGAAGAGTGGAGAGGCTGCGGCTAAAAAAGCCAGTAGAGTTTTGTTTTTCATTATATTTTTGTTCCGCTTATTGGTTTGCTCTGGAAGTATAATATGAAATTTGAAAAATGCCTCTTTAACTTTTTATCGTACGACGTAGAAATAAGTTGCAGGCTTGTTACCAAAAGGTATAATGCATCAATGTCGAGATGAACAATAGATTATCTTGCTGTATGCTAAGGGAATTAGCGATTGAATGTGCTTTGAATACGTTGGTGTTCAGGTGCGTGACTGTAGTACTCAAATGGAATTGAGGTTGTATTATGTTAAGAAATTTTTCTACTTACCGACCACATCAGGTGGCGCGTTTCGTTAAAGTCCTGTTCAAAGGCCAGTTTGCTATTGAGGGTATCGGAGAGTTTCGCTTCGACCAAGGCAAGGTGCTTCTCCCTGAAGTTTCAGACAAACAAAAGCTCACTATTTTTAAAGAAGTTAACGGCACCATTGCTGCTTTGCCGGTCTAATTGACTTTTATTGAGTTGAATTGCTTCAAATAGATTAACAATAAAAAAGGGTTTCCTAATGGAAGCCCTTTTTTAATAGATGAAGTTCTAGTTTGTATGCCTAATACCAATCGTAGTAAATAACTGTTCATCCTAGCTGGTTAAAACACTCGATAACATCGTTAGAAATTTTGATTGTAGAATAACTACTTATCGAAAATTTCTGCCTTGTTCTCAAGCATTTTTCCTGCGTTATTTATGATCACTTACTTACTGTGATTGGTATAACACATTATTGCGGAGGGAAGCACACACCTGTTCCACCTAACCCGCAATAACCATTCGGATTTTTAGCTAGGTATTGCTGGTGGTAGGTTTCTGCGAAAAAATATTTTCCAGCAGGTAGAACTTCCGTCGTGATCTCGTTGCCTAATGATTCAGTCATTGCTCGTTGGTATTCACGTTTAGAGTGCTCAGCGATAGTCTGTTGTTCTTCGCTGAAGGTGTATATAGCAGAACGGTATTGAGTCCCTAAATCGTTGCCTTGGCGCATACCTTGAGTTGGGTCATGGCGTTCCCAAAAGGTCTCAAGTATTCGAGCTAAAGACGTTTGTTCGCTATCAAAAATGACACGAACCACTTCGGTATGGCCGGTTTGTCCGCTACATACCTGCTCATAAGTGGGGTTAATCGTGTATCCACCAGCGTAGCCAACGGATGTTGAAATAACGCCGTCCAACTGCCAGAACAAACGCTCAGCTCCCCAGAAGCATCCCATACCAAGTAGGACTTCTTGTTGAGAGCCCGTAGGCGCATCAAGCAGATCGGTTTGATTGACGAAATGACGCTCAGTGATTCGAATTGGGTCAGTATGTCCTGGTAGTGCGGTTGCTGCAGAAACCATTTGTTGTTTGTTTAGCATGTTATATTCCTTTTCGCATACGTTTACCGCGCTGGCTTTTATTTTACTTGGGTTCATATTAACTGTTGGTCAATATTGATTAAGTCTTTACATTAGACCGTGTTATTGCCGGATTTATTACAGACTCAATGTCTTTTTAGCGGTATTATTTCTTTTCATTTATTAACGTATTGATAACTTCTTCACCAATTAAACATGATAAGAAAAACTTTACCAGTTCTGATTGGCACTCTACTGTCATCGACGCTCGCTTTCGCAGACGTTTCCCTTGAAATTAAAGGGCTTGATGGCGCGCTTGCTGATAATGTGGATGCTTATCTGAGTGCGATTCCTGAAGAAGAGTACTCGGTTTCATTAAGGTTCCAATCTCGCTTGGAGTCTATGATAAAAGAAGCCCTGAATGCGTTAGGTTACTACCACCCTAATATCACATTTTCTCACCCCGAAGATGATACCGAAATGACCGTTACGGTTGAGCCGGGAGAGCCTGTTGTTATTTATACCTCAGATATCGTTCTGACTGGTGAAGCCAAAGATGACCCTGATTTTTTGGCCTTGATAGCTAAGAGCAAGCTGTCTAAAGGTTCGATTTTGAATCATGGTAGTTATGATTCTTTAAAATCATCGATCCGCAACCTTGGATTAGCGAAAGGTTACTTTGATGGTGCGTATGATCTTAGTAAGCTAGAAGTCGCTCCTGAATTAAATCGCGCTTATGTCCGCCTTCATTACAACAGTGGAATTCGATATCACTTTGGCACCACTCAGGTTACTGGCAGTCAGATTGAAGAAGATAAGGTGAAATCGCTTAAATCATTTGAAGATGGCGAACCTTACTCAATTACCAAAGTTGGCGAATACAACCAAAACCTTTCTAATACTGATTGGTTCTCTTCCGTATTTGTTGAACCCGATTTAAGTCAATTGGGCGAAGGCCGCGAAATCCCGATGAAGGTGAGCCTTGCTCCGCAAGCTCGTAACCAAATCGAAACGGGTATCGGTGTCTCAACAGACCTTGGTGTGAAAGGCACTCTTAAATGGAAAAAACCTTGGGTTAATGACAGAGGCCATAGCTTCAATAGTAGCTTGTCGATCTCCAAGCCTGAGCAGACGATCACGGCAGCTTATAAAATCCCATTAGATGACGTACTTAATGACTACTATCAAATTAAGTATGGTATGAAGAATCTGGATAACCGTGATACCAAGAGTTTGGAGTCAAACTTAGCCTTAGAAAGGTATTGGCGTCTGGATAATGGCTGGCAACGTACGGTATTCATTCGATACTTGGTCGAAAACTATGAACAAGGTTTGCAAGATGACTTAGCGCAATTCGTATTGCCGGGTATTTCTTTCTCGCGAACTCGAACGCGCGGTGGCTCGATGCCGATGTGGGGCGATAAACAAACCATAATGTTTGAAGCGGCTGATGACACCTTGTTATCTGAAACCCAAGTCGTACGTTTTCAAGGCCAAACCGCTTGGATTCGAAGCATTGGCGATAACCACCGAGGTTTAACCCGTCTTCAATTCGGCGGAAACTTTGCGGATGAATTTGATAAGTTATCACCGTCTTTAAGATTCTTTGCCGGTGGTGATAACAGCATCCGTGGTTATGGCTATGAGTCGATCTCTCCTCGCGATAAAAGTGGTGCATTAACGGGTGCGAAATTCATGGCAACCAGCTCGTTTGAATACCAATACCGCTTGGTTGGAAACTGGTGGGGCGCTGCATTCTACGATATTGGTGATGCATTTAATGACAAGCCAGAGTGGAAGCACGGCACCGGTGTCGGGGTGCGTTGGGCGTCCCCCGTTGGTCCAGTGAGTCTAGATTTTGCTTGGGGCCTAGATGCGAAGAAAGGCGATGAGTTCCAACTGCACTTTAGTTTAGGACCTGAATTATGATCAAAGTGATGGGCAAGTGCATCAAGTGGACGTCGATCTCATTGACGTCTATTTTGCTATTGGTGATAGCCCTGCTCGGTTTTGTTTTGTTCACCAATCCAGGGTTGAACACCGTGTTGTGGGGCGCTGAAAAAGCATTACCACAACTTAAAGTGGAAAGTACTAAAGGCGCTCTTTTCCCAAATTTTACGCTTAATAATGTTCAGTTTAAAGATGACAGCCTGCATATCGATACCAAGGTTCAAAAGCTTAACTTGGCTATTAACCCTCGTTGTTTGCTTGATCCTAAGTTGTGTGTTGATCGTTTAGCGATTCAAGGGTTGGATTTCGCATTTACTGAACTGCCTCCTGCGTCTCCAGAAGAAACAGAACCTACTCCGCCCGTAACATCGGTAAAAACACCGTTGCCAATCGTGATCAACCGTATCGCTTTGTCTGATATCAAGCTGAATATCTTGGGTCATGAAATTGAATGGAGTCTGTTCTCTACGGCTTTGAGTATGCAGGGCGAAAAGCTGACGATATCGCCAACCTTATTCAATGATCTTAAGGTTAAACTCGCGGAGTCGACAGAAGAACCGCAAGCAGAAAAGGTTGAGCCAGAAGTTGCCGTTAAAACTGCTATCGAATTGCCGGAAGTCTGGATTCCTTTACAGGTTGTGTTGGAGCGTTTTGATCTTAACCGTTTCACCTTAGAACAAGAAACACCAATCGTTGTTAATCACCTTGGATTAGAGGCACGCGGGGGTAAACACACGGTTGATGTTTCAACTCTCGAACTCGATATGCCACAAGCCAGCGCGAATTTAGCGACGAAGGTTGAGCTCAAGGGGGGATATCCGCTAGAACTTTCTTTGGATGCGTTAGTGAAAGAAACCGACCTTGCTGGTCAGAAATTATCACTAAAAGCACAAGGTAGCGTGGCTAAGCTAAACCTAGATGCCCAATTTTCTGAGCTGATTGAGGCAAAGCTATCTGGGGATATTCAACCCTTAGAGCCTACTCTACCATTTGACCTTCTTTTAGAGGGCGGACAAGCGCAGTGGCCTCTTACCGGAAAAAGCGATTACCAAGCGACAATTGAGCAATTCAAAGCTAATGGCTCACTAGATGGTTTCAATGTTCTACT harbors:
- a CDS encoding YtfJ family protein codes for the protein MKNKTLLAFLAAASPLFANAHNLSVGETLPAVDVSNYGEIVLNDGNTGYQAWATNDLLGKVRVVQAIAGRSSSKELNAPLMAAITASKFAEDSYQTTTIINQDDAIWGTGSFVKSSAESSKEEFPWSSMVLDEDGTVASSWALKDESSAIIVQDKQGKILFVKEGALNDSEVTQVIELIKASL
- a CDS encoding ABC transporter ATP-binding protein, with amino-acid sequence MSFDSSSLVVKLENISFRWKPELPSTLEIPSLHIQAQEHLFIKGPSGCGKSTLLGLLTGINQAEQGEVSILGQDLTQLTPRQRDKFRADHIGYIFQQFNLLPYLSVIDNVTLPCQFSKIRKQQVTESQNSLQATAQELLLRLKLPQALMNKPVTELSIGQQQRVAAARALIGQPKIIIADEPTSALDHDNREAFIELLLEQANQAGSTLIFVSHDPTLEKLFTRTIDLKTVNQAKVVV
- a CDS encoding ABC transporter permease, producing MKVITHLALKSVLNRKATAILTILTVAVSVILLLGVERVRTEAKSSFANTISGTDLIVGGRSGQVNLLLYSVFRIGNATNNIDWKSYEEFSQHNAVKWAIPISLGDSHKGFRVMGTNHSYFENYRYGSKQPLTFKQGKEFKQLFDVVIGADVAKKLDYRIGDHIILAHGISDVAFSRHDNLPFTIVGILAPTGTPVDKTVHVSLEAIEAIHVGWESGANLGHTPDAETLKTYDFQPKQITAMMVGLKSKIQTFALQREINNYRQEPLSAIMPGIALHELWGMMAVAEQALLIVSGFVVVAGLLGMLSSLLTSLQERRREMAILRAMGARPRHVFGLLISEASALTFLGITLGVAVLFALIAVVAPIVQQSYGINISISAITPHEWKLLMLVQVAGIIIGFIPAFRAYRQSLSDGMTIRI
- a CDS encoding DUF3299 domain-containing protein translates to MQRKFLLILGLLMFPFISTAHADTTQADESVLTLDWIDLIPESERAQLDSFGMPMVNHDSMDKPQQSTLGAVRPELNGSTVKIPGFVIPLEGDENMITEFLLVPYFGACIHVPPPPPNQIIYVKFPKGAPIQQLWDVVYLVGTLKTESISHDLAQTGYLIEGTAIEEYDDM
- a CDS encoding DUF2607 domain-containing protein, with the protein product MWKNTPNNVKRKTGFLLGLMLMLSVLAATHIVDIDPHHHSSHHCELFSINQFITAHSLPQIPEFHSEFTVAITESVISLQRLYFAYLARSPPVNIA
- the zrgA gene encoding zinc uptake protein ZrgA, yielding MKPTILAVVIGMTVSTNVLANEEFRSHEAHVHGKVEVNIAQDGQELLVEVTAPGADVVGFEHAPETAEQKKVFEQAITQLNKPEELFGFNNASCTLKFKSVTNTLEDDHDDHEGHDHAEGEHDDHEGHDHAEHGHDDHEGYDHAEHDHDDHKGHDHAEHDHDDHEGHDHAEHDHDDHEGHDHSEGGHGEFTVEYHYQCSDIEKLDTVNTQWFSKFSNTKSMTVNLLTDSAQIQEVLNADRISFRF
- the tamA gene encoding autotransporter assembly complex protein TamA — encoded protein: MIRKTLPVLIGTLLSSTLAFADVSLEIKGLDGALADNVDAYLSAIPEEEYSVSLRFQSRLESMIKEALNALGYYHPNITFSHPEDDTEMTVTVEPGEPVVIYTSDIVLTGEAKDDPDFLALIAKSKLSKGSILNHGSYDSLKSSIRNLGLAKGYFDGAYDLSKLEVAPELNRAYVRLHYNSGIRYHFGTTQVTGSQIEEDKVKSLKSFEDGEPYSITKVGEYNQNLSNTDWFSSVFVEPDLSQLGEGREIPMKVSLAPQARNQIETGIGVSTDLGVKGTLKWKKPWVNDRGHSFNSSLSISKPEQTITAAYKIPLDDVLNDYYQIKYGMKNLDNRDTKSLESNLALERYWRLDNGWQRTVFIRYLVENYEQGLQDDLAQFVLPGISFSRTRTRGGSMPMWGDKQTIMFEAADDTLLSETQVVRFQGQTAWIRSIGDNHRGLTRLQFGGNFADEFDKLSPSLRFFAGGDNSIRGYGYESISPRDKSGALTGAKFMATSSFEYQYRLVGNWWGAAFYDIGDAFNDKPEWKHGTGVGVRWASPVGPVSLDFAWGLDAKKGDEFQLHFSLGPEL
- the msrA gene encoding peptide-methionine (S)-S-oxide reductase MsrA, whose product is MLNKQQMVSAATALPGHTDPIRITERHFVNQTDLLDAPTGSQQEVLLGMGCFWGAERLFWQLDGVISTSVGYAGGYTINPTYEQVCSGQTGHTEVVRVIFDSEQTSLARILETFWERHDPTQGMRQGNDLGTQYRSAIYTFSEEQQTIAEHSKREYQRAMTESLGNEITTEVLPAGKYFFAETYHQQYLAKNPNGYCGLGGTGVCFPPQ
- a CDS encoding DUF1107 family protein, producing the protein MLRNFSTYRPHQVARFVKVLFKGQFAIEGIGEFRFDQGKVLLPEVSDKQKLTIFKEVNGTIAALPV